Proteins from one Spirochaetota bacterium genomic window:
- a CDS encoding Hsp70 family protein, with product MFTPNIKVPLSCPVCGAPIAAGTVITCSGCGSELNFENPPAGGPVVKRGGTPAGRRVAEVIIARFLETNKINLADDQLAMERITEVSERIAREIADKGKTKVDLPFIAAGPSGPVNLRMELKKADLG from the coding sequence ATGTTTACACCCAATATAAAGGTTCCCCTATCCTGCCCCGTCTGCGGCGCACCCATCGCGGCAGGCACTGTCATTACATGCTCAGGCTGCGGATCGGAGCTCAACTTCGAGAATCCGCCGGCTGGCGGGCCCGTAGTGAAGCGCGGCGGCACCCCGGCCGGCCGCAGGGTTGCCGAAGTGATTATCGCCCGCTTTCTTGAAACGAACAAGATCAACCTGGCCGATGACCAGTTGGCCATGGAGCGCATCACCGAAGTGTCGGAGCGTATTGCCCGCGAGATCGCCGATAAAGGGAAGACCAAGGTGGACCTTCCCTTTATCGCCGCAGGCCCGTCGGGGCCGGTCAATCTCAGGATGGAGTTGAAGAAAGCCGATTTAGGCTGA